In one window of Frigoriglobus tundricola DNA:
- a CDS encoding SDR family oxidoreductase: MTRDLTGKRAILTGASGGIGRAVAAALVKAGTRIALAARNVDKLKELAETLRTAGGDVIVVPTDITNPAERARLVESAVAAFGGLDLLVNNAGIGSWGHFADSTEAICRTVLEVNFFGPVELTRRAMPHLTRGTQPAVVNVTSMCGRKGMPGWSEYSASKSALVGIAEAWRAEFGRFDVDVLTVVPGMTNSGFRDNWLRADGRAKLRFEDGMAPEYLADQIVTVIRKNRSETVFGTEARRLLRFNRFFPRITDWLLAREMKRLYPKG, from the coding sequence ATGACGCGTGACCTGACCGGAAAACGGGCGATCCTGACCGGTGCCAGCGGTGGTATCGGCCGAGCGGTTGCGGCGGCGCTCGTGAAGGCCGGTACGCGAATCGCGCTGGCGGCCCGGAATGTCGATAAACTAAAGGAGCTGGCCGAAACGCTCCGCACGGCCGGCGGCGACGTGATCGTGGTGCCCACGGACATCACGAACCCGGCCGAACGGGCCCGCCTGGTCGAATCGGCCGTTGCGGCGTTCGGCGGGCTGGACCTGCTCGTGAACAACGCGGGCATCGGCAGTTGGGGGCACTTCGCCGATTCGACGGAAGCGATCTGTCGAACGGTGCTGGAAGTGAACTTCTTCGGTCCGGTCGAATTGACGCGCCGCGCCATGCCGCACCTGACGCGGGGAACGCAGCCGGCGGTGGTGAACGTGACCTCGATGTGCGGGCGCAAGGGGATGCCGGGCTGGTCCGAGTACTCGGCCAGTAAGTCCGCCCTGGTGGGGATCGCCGAGGCGTGGCGGGCCGAGTTCGGCCGGTTCGATGTGGACGTACTGACGGTCGTTCCGGGCATGACGAACAGCGGGTTCCGCGACAACTGGCTCCGCGCCGACGGCCGGGCGAAGCTGCGGTTCGAGGACGGGATGGCGCCGGAGTACCTCGCGGACCAGATCGTCACGGTGATCCGAAAGAACCGGAGCGAGACGGTGTTCGGCACCGAAGCCCGGCGGCTGCTGCGGTTCAACCGCTTTTTCCCGCGCATCACCGACTGGTTGCTCGCGCGCGAAATGAAGCGGCTGTACCCGAAGGGATAA
- a CDS encoding DUF3500 domain-containing protein, with protein sequence MTRLRFAAFTLSIAGVVGVALIGQSAPDNTGSRMKSAADAYLASLSPELKQKTQFDFNDKHRTAWFFTPQQDKQKMFTRKGVRLEEMTADQRKAAMGLLKSGLSAKGYEQATTIVGLEDLLQELEGPKGAMTRNHGWYFVSVFGDPSNTGKWGWRFEGHHLSVNYTLDKGEVVAGAPIVFGSNPAEIKNGPKKGLRPLPEVEDQARALIKSLTADQQKVAKQAKEFGEIKEGQPRADVGPPVGITADKLTAEQKATLVKLLQAYAHRMPEDLAAADMKKVRATPDDKLYFAYSGSPTPGEPYTYHVQGPEFVVEFLNVQADSAKNPANHIHSTWRRLPIDFGLSE encoded by the coding sequence ATGACCCGCCTCCGGTTCGCTGCCTTTACACTCTCCATCGCCGGCGTCGTCGGCGTCGCACTCATCGGCCAGTCGGCCCCGGACAACACCGGCAGCCGGATGAAATCGGCCGCGGACGCGTACCTCGCGTCGCTCAGCCCCGAACTGAAGCAGAAGACCCAGTTCGACTTCAACGACAAGCACCGCACCGCGTGGTTCTTCACCCCGCAGCAGGACAAGCAGAAGATGTTCACCCGCAAGGGCGTCCGGCTGGAGGAGATGACCGCCGACCAGCGCAAAGCGGCGATGGGGCTGCTCAAGTCCGGCCTCTCCGCGAAGGGGTACGAGCAGGCCACCACGATCGTCGGCCTCGAGGACCTGCTCCAGGAACTGGAAGGGCCGAAGGGCGCGATGACGCGGAACCACGGCTGGTACTTCGTCAGCGTGTTCGGCGACCCGTCGAACACCGGGAAGTGGGGCTGGCGGTTCGAGGGGCACCACCTGTCGGTGAACTACACGCTCGACAAGGGTGAGGTGGTGGCCGGCGCGCCGATCGTGTTCGGGTCCAACCCGGCCGAGATCAAGAACGGCCCGAAGAAGGGGCTGCGGCCGCTGCCGGAGGTCGAGGACCAGGCCCGGGCGCTCATCAAGTCGCTGACCGCGGACCAACAGAAGGTGGCCAAGCAGGCGAAGGAGTTCGGGGAGATCAAGGAGGGCCAGCCGCGGGCCGACGTCGGCCCGCCGGTGGGCATCACCGCGGACAAGCTCACCGCCGAGCAGAAGGCGACGCTGGTCAAGTTGCTCCAGGCGTACGCCCACCGGATGCCGGAGGACCTCGCCGCGGCGGACATGAAGAAGGTGCGGGCGACGCCCGACGACAAGCTGTACTTCGCGTACAGCGGCAGCCCCACGCCGGGCGAGCCGTACACGTACCACGTCCAGGGGCCGGAGTTCGTTGTCGAGTTCCTGAACGTGCAGGCCGACAGCGCCAAGAACCCGGCCAACCACATCCACAGCACCTGGCGGCGCCTGCCGATCGACTTCGGCCTGAGCGAGTGA
- a CDS encoding fatty acid desaturase family protein, translating to MSTAEAPVRSLSDSELKAALQDLRRTDNVTNWWYVFRTYLYLALVIGGTVWFFESRDTLGVPWALNVPVALVAVVLIGAGQHQLSGLAHEGSHYILFRNRVLNDLVSDALTMFPLFASIYHYRLQHLAHHQFVNDPDRDPDVSQLKSSGHWLGFPLARRAVLRALVKQLSPFRLVRFMRIRAQYNATGTDKNPYMIKGEKLATGAVRVGIVYLLVTVATLAALFYLSEDWWPMPAAAGALWLVVTAVFLALPDRTFQRSKLRPVIHSRYTSALRVGFVAAVFTALAVVTKLTGAPAVPYYLLLWVVPIFTSFAFFMILRQLVQHGNGGRGWLNNTRTFLVAPAIRFAVFPFGQDYHLPHHMYATVPHFRLKRLHALLMQYPEYRDEALEVHGYFVSPEKPPVHPTVVDVLGPAYAPHTAEVHIDSEAVSVADFSDKESLAREEELSKGLKSRSV from the coding sequence ATGAGTACCGCCGAAGCACCCGTTCGCTCGCTCTCCGACTCCGAACTGAAGGCGGCACTTCAGGATCTGCGCCGGACGGACAACGTCACCAACTGGTGGTACGTGTTCCGCACGTACCTGTATTTGGCGCTGGTGATCGGCGGAACCGTGTGGTTCTTTGAGAGTCGCGACACGCTCGGCGTCCCGTGGGCGCTGAACGTCCCGGTCGCGCTCGTCGCCGTGGTGCTGATCGGGGCCGGGCAGCACCAGTTGAGCGGCCTGGCGCACGAGGGGTCGCACTACATCCTCTTCCGCAACCGGGTCCTCAACGATCTTGTGTCCGACGCGCTCACGATGTTCCCGCTGTTCGCGAGCATCTACCACTACCGCTTGCAGCACCTCGCGCACCACCAGTTCGTGAACGACCCCGACCGCGACCCCGACGTGTCGCAGCTCAAGTCCAGCGGCCACTGGCTCGGCTTCCCGCTCGCGCGCCGGGCGGTCCTCCGCGCCCTGGTCAAGCAGCTCTCCCCGTTCCGGCTCGTCCGGTTCATGCGCATCCGGGCGCAGTACAACGCGACCGGCACCGACAAGAACCCGTACATGATCAAGGGCGAGAAGCTGGCGACGGGCGCGGTGCGGGTGGGCATCGTGTACCTGCTCGTGACGGTCGCGACGCTCGCCGCGCTCTTTTACCTTTCCGAGGACTGGTGGCCGATGCCGGCGGCGGCGGGGGCGCTGTGGCTCGTCGTCACCGCGGTGTTCCTCGCGCTCCCCGACCGCACGTTCCAGCGGAGCAAGCTCCGCCCGGTGATTCACTCCCGGTACACGTCCGCGCTGCGGGTCGGGTTCGTGGCCGCGGTGTTCACGGCGCTCGCGGTCGTCACCAAACTGACCGGCGCACCGGCCGTCCCCTACTACCTGCTCCTCTGGGTGGTGCCGATCTTCACCTCGTTCGCCTTCTTCATGATCCTGCGGCAGCTCGTACAGCACGGGAACGGCGGCCGCGGGTGGCTCAACAACACGCGCACGTTCCTGGTGGCCCCGGCGATCCGCTTCGCGGTGTTCCCGTTCGGCCAGGACTACCACCTCCCGCACCACATGTACGCGACCGTTCCGCACTTCCGCCTGAAGCGGTTGCACGCGCTCCTGATGCAGTACCCCGAGTACCGCGACGAGGCGCTGGAAGTTCACGGCTACTTCGTGTCGCCGGAGAAGCCGCCGGTTCACCCGACGGTGGTGGACGTCCTCGGCCCGGCTTACGCCCCGCACACCGCCGAAGTTCACATCGACTCGGAGGCCGTGTCCGTTGCGGATTTCAGCGACAAGGAGAGCCTGGCGCGGGAAGAAGAGTTGTCTAAGGGATTAAAGTCGCGTTCGGTCTGA
- a CDS encoding ankyrin repeat domain-containing protein codes for MDLSTAVRESDLETIRAVLDAGADVRYVRPHGYTVLIDVLYSQSIREEEQLIPVLRLLIERGADLNVISDYGESALRVSSRLGWFEAVGVLLDAGADPGPLHWSPLHRAVALGTVADVRRRLECGDDLSARDWWERTPWLLSLQTRDVAKAELLLAAGADPNDRGRCGKPSLLFAAESNDPAVLRWLLETGVDPNIADEFGGTPLIVAAGNGDAECVRLLLDAGADPLLHSITDTPIRSASNLAVARMLVRAGADLADVNEDVRDEITKRRRSESIDCSREEYQAAKDRAFGTANPQLMNFPFWRAMVACGDCAYGARAQFEAADVHGPAVWCFDRFGKSFTELPDGRVIEIAGEHEDYCDQDFCIYNDVIVHNGDGTFDIYGYPRDVFPPTDFHTATLVGNSIYVIGNLGYSGERRFGVTQVYRLDSETLTMEPVETTGTQPGWIHRHRAKLIGNAIEVTGGIVCMLVDGEETTEDNAGRFLLDLGTMVWSEG; via the coding sequence ATGGATTTGAGCACTGCGGTCCGCGAAAGCGATCTGGAGACGATCCGTGCCGTCCTCGACGCCGGCGCCGATGTCCGGTACGTGCGCCCTCACGGCTACACCGTGTTGATCGACGTCCTGTACAGCCAATCGATCCGCGAAGAAGAACAGCTCATCCCGGTGCTCCGCCTCCTGATCGAACGCGGGGCGGACCTCAACGTGATCAGCGACTACGGCGAGTCGGCCTTACGCGTCTCGTCCCGACTCGGGTGGTTCGAGGCGGTTGGGGTGCTTCTGGACGCCGGGGCCGACCCCGGTCCTCTGCACTGGTCGCCACTTCACCGAGCCGTTGCGCTGGGCACGGTGGCTGACGTCCGCCGACGGCTCGAATGCGGTGACGACCTCAGCGCCCGTGACTGGTGGGAGCGTACCCCTTGGCTGCTGAGCCTCCAGACGCGGGACGTGGCCAAAGCGGAACTACTGCTTGCCGCCGGCGCCGACCCGAACGACCGGGGGCGGTGCGGGAAACCGTCCCTGCTGTTTGCCGCCGAGAGTAACGATCCGGCAGTGCTCCGCTGGCTGCTGGAAACGGGCGTGGATCCAAACATAGCCGACGAATTCGGCGGAACGCCTCTGATCGTGGCCGCCGGGAACGGTGACGCGGAGTGCGTGCGGTTGCTGCTCGATGCCGGTGCCGACCCGCTGCTACACAGCATCACCGACACTCCCATCCGGTCAGCCAGTAACCTCGCAGTCGCCCGAATGCTCGTGCGCGCCGGAGCGGACCTCGCCGATGTCAACGAGGACGTTCGGGACGAGATAACGAAGCGTCGGCGAAGCGAGTCGATCGACTGCTCACGGGAGGAGTACCAGGCGGCCAAGGACCGGGCCTTCGGCACCGCCAACCCGCAACTCATGAACTTCCCGTTCTGGCGGGCGATGGTCGCATGCGGGGACTGTGCGTACGGCGCCCGTGCGCAATTTGAAGCCGCGGACGTCCACGGCCCTGCGGTCTGGTGCTTCGACCGCTTCGGGAAGTCGTTCACCGAACTCCCGGACGGGCGGGTCATCGAGATAGCCGGGGAACACGAGGATTACTGCGACCAGGACTTCTGCATTTACAATGACGTGATCGTCCACAACGGGGACGGGACGTTCGACATCTACGGCTACCCCAGGGACGTGTTCCCTCCGACCGACTTCCACACGGCCACGCTGGTCGGGAACTCGATCTACGTGATCGGTAACCTCGGATACAGTGGCGAGCGGCGGTTCGGCGTGACGCAGGTGTACCGGCTGGATAGCGAGACCCTGACAATGGAACCCGTCGAGACAACGGGCACGCAGCCCGGGTGGATTCACCGCCACCGGGCGAAGTTGATCGGGAACGCCATCGAGGTGACCGGCGGCATCGTTTGCATGCTGGTCGATGGGGAGGAAACGACAGAAGACAACGCCGGGCGGTTCCTGCTGGACCTCGGGACGATGGTATGGTCGGAGGGGTGA